One Littorina saxatilis isolate snail1 linkage group LG10, US_GU_Lsax_2.0, whole genome shotgun sequence DNA window includes the following coding sequences:
- the LOC138978041 gene encoding uncharacterized protein isoform X1, protein MRAQILLAALLFTGYVSQSDAWRNTWKKIKDKAKKVGTWVKENCSVGIPIGVSCKLNGKRALDNAAQTSLDDTCAAVGENPVATDEGFSYTLIGSIFEDADEDADGVLNVKCLCNGFLCCCAEDSDGVLSVDVCVTVCCVVPQRIQMVF, encoded by the exons ATGCGTGCCCAGATTCTACTCGCAGCATTGCTGTTCACCGGCTACGTGTCCCAGTCCGACGCATGGCGAAACACGTGGAAGAAAATCAAAGAT AAAGCGAAGAAGGTTGGAACCTGGGTGAAGGAGAACTGCAGCGTGGGTATCCCTATCGGTGTCTCCTGCAAGCTCAACGGGAAGCGAGCCCTTGACAACGCGGCGCAGACCTCGTTGGACGACACGTGTGCCGCG GTGGGGGAGAACCCGGTGGCCACAGACGAGGGATTCTCCTACACGCTCATCGGGTCCATCTTTGAAGACGCTGACG AGGATGCAGATGGTGTTCTGAATGTTAAATGTCTGTGTAACGGTTTTCTGTGTTGTTGTGCAGAGGATTCAGATGGTGTTCTGAGTGTTGATGTCTGTGTAACGGTTTGCTGTGTTGTTCCACAGAGGATTCAGATGGTGTTCTGA